A window of the Microvirga terrae genome harbors these coding sequences:
- a CDS encoding MFS transporter gives MPWSRAALYMLTSLLLSLTQGLGMNLAAANLPQLQGPLGATTNEVTWLIAAYMAPNVSLSLILVKVRAQFGLRNFAELSILVFVLVMLLHIFVRDLQSALIVRFFSGIAASPISTLAFLYMLEPLPPAKKLSVGQPLVLTNIALGAPLARLISPDLLMLGDWHGLYLFEIALAMMAFAAVYLLPLTPPPRAKVIHWLDVVSYLFIAVGFGLIAMVFVLGRVYWWFEAPWLGVMLALGLASLTCAVAIELNRETPFLDIRWLAQKEILHLAGTLMIFRLLMSEQTAGAFTFFQSLGLQNEQMTVLSLVVIGASITAGLGYILLVKPGRETAAQMVALVLLLIGALMDSNATSLTRPEQMYVSQALIAAAGVLFLPPAMATGLALALQRGPTFILNFIVVFLTTQSLGGVIGSALVGTFITWRTRFHLQDLVDHLASTNPLVSQRIAQLAGTYGRVITDRSLLNAEGVALLGQQVTREATVLAYNDAFLAIALAAAFTLAAMILHLGIRAIRKSLSPEPQPAVS, from the coding sequence ATGCCTTGGTCCCGGGCGGCGCTCTACATGCTGACGTCCCTTCTCCTGTCACTCACTCAAGGACTGGGGATGAACCTTGCTGCGGCGAACCTCCCTCAGCTTCAGGGGCCGCTCGGCGCCACAACGAATGAAGTCACCTGGCTGATCGCCGCCTATATGGCGCCCAATGTGAGCCTGTCGCTGATCCTTGTGAAGGTCAGGGCACAGTTCGGGCTTCGCAACTTCGCGGAGCTGAGCATTCTCGTGTTCGTCCTCGTGATGCTGCTGCACATCTTCGTGCGGGACCTGCAATCGGCCCTCATCGTGCGCTTCTTCAGCGGCATCGCAGCCTCGCCCATCTCGACGCTCGCCTTCCTGTACATGCTGGAGCCGCTGCCCCCGGCCAAGAAGCTGAGCGTCGGCCAGCCCCTCGTCCTCACGAACATCGCATTGGGCGCCCCGTTGGCCCGCCTGATCTCGCCGGACCTCCTGATGCTCGGCGATTGGCATGGTTTGTATCTGTTCGAGATCGCCCTCGCCATGATGGCCTTCGCGGCCGTGTACCTCCTGCCCCTGACGCCTCCGCCGCGTGCCAAGGTGATCCACTGGCTCGACGTCGTCAGCTATCTTTTCATTGCCGTCGGCTTCGGTCTCATCGCCATGGTGTTCGTGCTGGGAAGGGTCTACTGGTGGTTCGAAGCGCCCTGGCTCGGGGTCATGCTCGCCCTCGGCCTCGCTTCGCTCACCTGCGCGGTCGCGATCGAGCTCAACCGCGAGACGCCCTTTCTGGATATCCGATGGCTTGCCCAGAAAGAGATCCTGCATCTCGCCGGCACCCTCATGATCTTCCGGCTTCTCATGTCGGAACAGACGGCCGGCGCCTTCACGTTCTTCCAGTCCCTAGGACTGCAAAACGAGCAGATGACAGTCCTGTCCCTGGTGGTGATCGGGGCCTCCATCACGGCCGGCCTGGGCTATATCCTTCTCGTCAAGCCCGGCCGCGAGACAGCCGCTCAGATGGTCGCCTTGGTCCTGCTGCTGATCGGCGCACTCATGGACAGCAACGCAACGAGCCTCACAAGGCCTGAGCAGATGTACGTGAGCCAGGCGCTGATCGCGGCAGCTGGGGTCCTGTTCCTGCCTCCCGCCATGGCGACAGGGCTGGCGCTGGCCCTGCAGCGGGGGCCGACCTTCATCCTGAATTTCATCGTCGTCTTCCTGACGACGCAGAGCCTCGGTGGCGTGATCGGATCAGCCCTCGTCGGCACCTTCATCACCTGGCGGACTCGATTTCATCTCCAGGACCTGGTCGACCACCTTGCTTCGACGAACCCACTCGTCTCTCAACGTATTGCGCAACTGGCCGGGACCTACGGCCGCGTCATCACGGATCGATCCCTGCTCAACGCGGAGGGCGTGGCGCTCCTGGGCCAGCAGGTCACCCGGGAGGCGACCGTGCTCGCCTACAATGACGCTTTCCTGGCCATTGCTCTCGCGGCCGCCTTCACGCTCGCGGCGATGATCCTCCATCTCGGGATCCGTGCGATCCGCAAGAGCCTCTCACCCGAACCGCAACCGGCCGTCAGTTAA
- a CDS encoding HlyD family secretion protein — MTKFFRSTASLIAVIIGIAGVALVLYAWRLPPFTSSVATTDNAYVRGQITVIAPQLAGYVAEVAVQDFQRVKAGQLLVKIDDRIFAQKLEQAKATLASQRAALSNSEQKERSDRARIESSQAQVDSSRAALNAAEANWNRISPLLERGVATQSQADQARAGFDQSTAALHQAEAALTVSRQDLASTLVNRQSLEAVVQGAEAAVRLAEIDLQNTRIVAPEDGRLGEVGARVGQYVSAGTQLLALVPERIWVVANFKETQLPGMRVGQPVTFTVDALEHAQLAGRIERFSPAAGSEFSVIRTDNATGNFTKVAQRVPVRIAIDPGQALTDRLVPGMSVVVSVDTQARPADVPATGTTPQAQGSTVTSEQDRR, encoded by the coding sequence ATGACCAAGTTCTTTCGATCCACCGCCTCCCTCATTGCCGTGATCATCGGTATCGCCGGTGTCGCCCTCGTGCTCTATGCCTGGCGTCTCCCGCCCTTCACGAGCTCGGTCGCGACCACCGACAATGCCTATGTCAGGGGACAGATCACGGTGATTGCGCCTCAGCTTGCCGGCTACGTGGCCGAAGTGGCCGTGCAGGACTTCCAGCGTGTAAAGGCGGGGCAGCTCCTGGTGAAGATCGACGACCGGATCTTCGCGCAGAAGCTCGAGCAGGCGAAAGCCACCCTGGCCAGCCAGCGGGCGGCCCTGTCCAATTCCGAGCAGAAGGAGCGCTCGGACCGGGCACGGATCGAATCGAGCCAAGCCCAGGTCGACAGCAGTCGGGCGGCTCTGAATGCCGCGGAAGCGAACTGGAACAGGATTTCGCCGCTCCTGGAACGGGGGGTCGCGACGCAGAGCCAGGCCGATCAGGCCCGGGCCGGCTTCGACCAGTCGACTGCCGCCCTGCACCAGGCCGAGGCGGCGCTGACCGTCTCGCGCCAGGATCTTGCATCCACCCTCGTCAACCGCCAATCCCTCGAGGCGGTCGTTCAGGGCGCCGAGGCCGCCGTCCGGCTGGCCGAGATCGACCTGCAGAACACGCGCATCGTGGCTCCTGAGGACGGGCGCCTCGGCGAGGTCGGCGCGCGCGTCGGTCAATACGTATCGGCCGGCACGCAGCTGCTCGCCCTCGTGCCCGAGCGGATCTGGGTCGTCGCCAACTTCAAGGAAACCCAGCTTCCGGGCATGCGGGTCGGCCAGCCTGTCACCTTCACGGTCGACGCTCTGGAGCATGCGCAGCTCGCCGGGCGGATTGAGCGCTTCTCGCCCGCCGCCGGTTCCGAATTCAGCGTGATCAGGACCGACAACGCCACCGGCAACTTCACCAAGGTGGCACAACGGGTGCCGGTGCGGATCGCCATCGATCCCGGCCAGGCGCTCACGGACCGACTGGTGCCGGGCATGTCGGTGGTGGTGAGCGTTGATACGCAGGCCCGTCCTGCGGATGTCCCGGCAACGGGAACAACCCCGCAGGCTCAGGGTTCGACCGTGACGTCGGAGCAGGATCGACGATAG
- a CDS encoding DHA2 family efflux MFS transporter permease subunit → MAASAAVQAKPQGMPAAKPAPLDRRRTFAFFCMVFGMFMAILDIQIVSASLAEIQAGLSASSEEISWVQTSYLIAEVIMIPLSGTLSRVLSTRWMFVIASGGFTAMSFMCATATNIEQMIVYRALQGFIGGGMIPTVFASAFTIFPPEKRPVISPIIGLVATLAPTIGPTLGGYLTDLFSWHWLFLVNIVPGIFVTVSTYLLVDFDEPDLSLFKSFDWVGLGCMAAFLGSLEYVLEEGPNNEWFQDEAVLILAIVCAVGAIGFFYRAFTAKQPIVDLRAFTDRNFLAGSSFSFVMGIGLYGLTYLYPVYLARVRGYSSLQIGETMFVTGATMFLMAPVAGMLSRKMDPRLMMAIGFGAFAFGTWQITGLTKDWDFWELFVPQIFRGVGLMICMVPINNIALGTLPPDRIKNASGLYNLTRNLGGAVGLAVINTLLNNRLDLHLQRLRESVSWDSSRALETLNALTMRFQGLGTDANAAAIKTMSNMVRKEALVMSFADVFLLLTVLFLGLICALPFIEKPRAAPAGGGGGH, encoded by the coding sequence ATGGCCGCATCGGCTGCTGTTCAAGCAAAGCCTCAAGGCATGCCGGCCGCGAAGCCGGCGCCGCTCGACCGGCGCCGGACATTCGCGTTCTTCTGCATGGTCTTCGGCATGTTCATGGCGATCCTGGACATCCAGATCGTCTCGGCTTCGCTCGCCGAGATCCAGGCGGGCCTCTCGGCCTCGTCCGAGGAAATCTCCTGGGTGCAGACGAGCTACCTGATCGCCGAAGTGATCATGATCCCGCTTTCGGGCACGCTCTCGCGCGTGCTCTCGACCCGCTGGATGTTCGTGATCGCGTCCGGCGGCTTCACTGCCATGAGTTTCATGTGCGCGACCGCGACGAACATCGAGCAGATGATCGTCTACCGCGCCCTGCAGGGCTTCATCGGCGGCGGAATGATCCCGACCGTCTTCGCCTCCGCCTTCACGATCTTCCCGCCCGAGAAGCGGCCCGTGATCTCGCCGATCATTGGCCTCGTGGCGACGCTCGCGCCGACGATCGGCCCGACCCTCGGCGGCTATCTGACGGATCTCTTCTCCTGGCATTGGCTGTTCCTGGTCAACATCGTGCCGGGCATCTTCGTGACCGTTTCGACCTATCTGCTTGTCGATTTCGACGAGCCCGACCTCAGCCTGTTCAAGAGCTTCGACTGGGTGGGCCTCGGCTGCATGGCGGCCTTTCTCGGTAGTCTGGAATACGTGCTGGAAGAGGGGCCCAACAACGAATGGTTCCAGGACGAGGCGGTGCTCATCCTCGCCATCGTGTGCGCTGTCGGGGCGATCGGCTTCTTCTACCGCGCCTTCACGGCCAAGCAGCCGATCGTGGACCTGCGCGCCTTCACTGACCGCAACTTCCTGGCAGGCTCATCCTTCAGCTTCGTCATGGGCATTGGCCTCTATGGCCTAACCTATCTCTACCCGGTTTATCTGGCGCGGGTGAGGGGCTATTCGTCCCTGCAGATCGGCGAGACCATGTTCGTGACCGGGGCCACCATGTTCCTCATGGCCCCGGTGGCGGGGATGCTGTCCCGCAAAATGGACCCGAGGCTCATGATGGCCATCGGTTTCGGCGCCTTCGCGTTCGGCACCTGGCAGATCACGGGCCTGACCAAGGACTGGGACTTCTGGGAGCTGTTCGTGCCGCAGATCTTCCGCGGCGTCGGCCTCATGATCTGCATGGTGCCGATCAACAACATCGCTCTCGGCACCCTGCCACCGGACCGGATCAAGAATGCGTCCGGCCTCTACAACCTGACCCGTAATCTCGGCGGCGCCGTCGGCCTCGCGGTGATCAACACCCTGCTGAACAACCGCCTCGACCTGCATCTCCAGCGCCTGCGCGAGAGCGTCAGCTGGGACAGCTCCCGGGCGTTGGAGACCCTCAATGCCCTAACCATGAGGTTCCAGGGGCTCGGCACGGATGCCAATGCGGCGGCGATCAAGACCATGTCGAACATGGTCAGGAAGGAAGCGCTCGTCATGTCCTTCGCCGACGTGTTCCTGCTCCTGACCGTGCTGTTCCTGGGCCTGATCTGCGCCTTGCCCTTCATCGAAAAGCCTCGTGCCGCGCCAGCAGGCGGCGGCGGGGGGCATTAG
- a CDS encoding HlyD family secretion protein — MAYRDEFEQGAKERLETAKGGQPVQAPEPVQAQPKAAEPKARKKGFGKKPVILAILAAALGFGGYEGYHWWTDGRFMVSTDDAYVQADITILSAKISGYVASVAVTNNQSVKAGDLIAKIDDGDYGLALQSAKDKLATQRSAIVRLGRQIEAGRASALQAESQVVSAQAEAERAEGDYARQQQLARSDYTSRAALENAKAARDRANADVKSAQAAVAAAQANVEVLAAQKNEGERLAAEYQTAVDKAERDLSFTEIRAPLDGIIGNKAVEVGTYVQPGARLAALVPLTSVHVDANFKETQLASLKPGQKVHVKVDAFPDSDIVGTVESVSPAAGAVFSLLPPENATGNFTKIVQRVPVRVTVNPEVAQQGLLRPGLSVVVDVDTRTGADAAKTASIKE; from the coding sequence ATGGCTTATCGGGACGAGTTTGAGCAGGGCGCCAAGGAGCGCCTCGAGACGGCTAAGGGCGGGCAGCCCGTTCAGGCGCCCGAGCCTGTTCAGGCCCAGCCTAAGGCCGCCGAGCCCAAGGCACGGAAGAAGGGTTTCGGCAAGAAGCCCGTGATCCTCGCCATCCTGGCGGCCGCTCTGGGATTCGGCGGCTATGAGGGCTACCATTGGTGGACGGACGGGCGCTTCATGGTCTCGACCGACGACGCCTATGTACAGGCGGACATCACGATCCTGTCGGCCAAGATCTCCGGCTACGTCGCCTCCGTGGCCGTCACGAACAACCAGAGCGTCAAGGCGGGCGACCTGATCGCCAAGATCGACGATGGCGATTATGGTCTTGCCCTCCAGTCGGCCAAGGACAAGCTTGCGACCCAGCGGAGCGCCATCGTGCGCCTCGGGCGCCAGATCGAAGCGGGCCGCGCCTCGGCGCTGCAGGCGGAGTCGCAGGTGGTCAGCGCGCAGGCCGAGGCCGAGCGCGCCGAGGGTGACTATGCCCGTCAGCAGCAGCTCGCCCGGTCCGACTACACCAGCCGCGCCGCGCTCGAGAACGCCAAGGCTGCCCGTGACCGAGCCAATGCCGACGTCAAGAGCGCCCAGGCGGCGGTGGCGGCGGCTCAGGCCAATGTCGAGGTTCTCGCTGCTCAGAAGAACGAGGGCGAGCGGCTTGCGGCCGAGTATCAGACCGCCGTCGACAAGGCCGAGCGGGATCTCTCCTTCACGGAGATCCGCGCGCCCCTCGACGGCATCATCGGCAACAAGGCCGTGGAGGTCGGCACCTATGTCCAGCCCGGCGCGCGCCTGGCGGCTCTCGTTCCGCTGACGAGCGTCCATGTGGATGCCAACTTCAAAGAAACGCAGCTCGCGTCCCTGAAGCCCGGCCAGAAAGTGCATGTGAAGGTCGATGCCTTCCCGGATTCCGACATCGTCGGTACCGTGGAGAGCGTGTCGCCCGCCGCCGGCGCGGTGTTCAGCCTGCTGCCGCCGGAGAATGCCACCGGCAACTTCACCAAGATCGTCCAGCGCGTGCCCGTCCGGGTCACCGTCAATCCCGAGGTGGCCCAGCAGGGTCTGCTGCGCCCGGGCCTGTCGGTGGTGGTCGACGTGGATACCCGCACCGGCGCTGACGCCGCCAAGACGGCTAGCATCAAAGAGTAG
- a CDS encoding TetR/AcrR family transcriptional regulator, translated as MSAVHDSTRDQALSSPTDESPENSKRRQILEGARKVFLAEGFDGASMGEIAKVAGVSKGTLYVYFDSKERLFAALTTEEKQGLAEVLFKLDANDPDVRSVLKALGLGYLRRMGKPEHISSIRMVMGAAEKFPHLGQAFYEAGPCQGLARLGAYFDRQVEAGRLSIEDTHVAAQHFLDLCVSGMLRRLLFSVGEPPTEAEIQKNVEHALRVFFAAYGPKEPVSDPSASPRLRAL; from the coding sequence ATGAGCGCCGTGCATGACAGCACCCGAGATCAGGCACTTTCCTCTCCGACCGACGAGAGCCCGGAGAACTCGAAGCGCCGCCAGATCCTGGAGGGCGCCCGCAAGGTCTTCCTGGCTGAGGGCTTCGACGGCGCCAGCATGGGCGAAATCGCCAAGGTCGCCGGGGTGTCGAAGGGCACCCTCTACGTCTATTTCGACAGCAAGGAACGCCTCTTCGCCGCTTTGACCACGGAGGAGAAGCAGGGGCTGGCCGAGGTTCTGTTCAAGCTCGATGCGAATGATCCTGACGTCCGCAGCGTTCTGAAGGCGCTTGGCCTGGGCTATCTGCGCCGCATGGGCAAGCCTGAACACATCTCCTCGATCCGCATGGTCATGGGCGCGGCCGAGAAGTTCCCTCATCTGGGACAGGCCTTCTATGAGGCCGGCCCGTGCCAGGGGCTCGCCCGCCTCGGCGCCTATTTCGACCGGCAGGTCGAAGCGGGCCGGTTGTCCATCGAGGATACCCACGTGGCCGCCCAGCATTTTCTCGATCTCTGCGTGTCGGGCATGCTGCGCCGCCTGCTCTTCTCGGTCGGAGAACCGCCGACGGAAGCCGAGATCCAGAAGAACGTTGAGCACGCGCTTCGGGTCTTCTTCGCGGCCTATGGACCAAAGGAGCCGGTTAGTGATCCGTCTGCATCGCCTCGGCTACGCGCGCTTTGA
- a CDS encoding Crp/Fnr family transcriptional regulator — translation MARLAGIKLFKGLDIDLERFEARANWRRFDPEEVLVDFDEPSTDVYFLLSGEVRVLMRTASGKEVILYEMRPGDLFGELAALDGVPRSANVTALTRGEACVMPATVFKELLFSHQPIAERLFCLMASRIRELNARFMEQTVLDLRHRLYSELLRLSTPRQDRSGERVITPPPFHHIVAARIGCRREQITREFTMLTQEGLIERTRGALILRQPDVLKARVAEAMQTDH, via the coding sequence ATGGCGCGGCTCGCCGGGATTAAGCTTTTCAAAGGGCTGGACATCGACCTGGAGCGGTTCGAGGCGCGGGCCAACTGGCGCCGCTTCGATCCCGAGGAGGTTCTGGTCGACTTCGACGAGCCGTCCACGGACGTTTACTTCCTCCTCTCGGGCGAGGTCCGGGTCCTCATGCGCACGGCCTCCGGCAAGGAGGTCATCCTCTATGAGATGAGGCCCGGCGACCTGTTCGGGGAGCTGGCGGCGCTCGACGGGGTGCCGCGTTCGGCCAATGTGACGGCGCTGACCCGCGGGGAGGCCTGCGTGATGCCCGCCACCGTCTTCAAGGAGCTCCTTTTCTCCCATCAGCCTATCGCCGAGCGGTTGTTCTGCCTCATGGCGTCCCGCATCCGCGAGCTGAACGCCCGGTTCATGGAACAGACTGTGCTCGATCTCCGGCACAGGCTCTATTCGGAGCTCCTGCGGCTGTCGACGCCCCGTCAGGACCGGTCGGGGGAGCGGGTCATCACCCCGCCGCCCTTCCACCACATCGTGGCGGCCCGGATCGGCTGCCGGCGCGAGCAGATCACGCGCGAATTCACGATGCTGACCCAGGAAGGCTTGATCGAGCGCACGCGCGGCGCCCTGATCCTGCGGCAGCCGGACGTGCTCAAAGCGCGCGTAGCCGAGGCGATGCAGACGGATCACTAA
- a CDS encoding ABC-F family ATP-binding cassette domain-containing protein — MLHVNDLTYRIGDRLILDHASFNLPTGAKVGLVGRNGAGKTTLFKIIQGELATESGSVTLPRGMKIGAVAQEAPGGPESLIDVVLAADRERSALLVEAETADGLRRAEIETRLTDIGAHSAPARAAAILHGLGFDAEAQNRPCSDFSGGWRMRVALAAVLFTEPDLLLLDEPTNYLDLEGTLWLYDYLGRYPHTVLVISHDRELLDACVNHILHLDRGKLAIYRGGYTSFAKQFAEKRELTAKMAAKQEAERKHLQAFVDRFKAKASKARQAQSRVKRLAKLEPIATIVEDDVLPFNLPGPERPAAPPLITVEGGAVGYGERIVLDRLNLTIAPDDRIALLGSNGNGKSTFCKLIGGRLAPMKGEMRTPSRMDVAYFAQHQLDELNPKATAYDHVAERMPDTPVAKIRARTAQIGFPSAKADTPVSALSGGEKARLLMGLAAFDGPHLLILDEPTNHLDIDSRTALMEAINDYTGAVILVSHDRFLIEACADRLWIVGSGGVKPFDGDMDDYRQLVLSGDLDPQRRSDKPLAPGASKVEERRAAAERRVALAPLRKKLEGVEGRMAKLTDVIGKIDAALADGTAFQKDPAKATELSRMRAEAAATLASVEEEWLTLSSEIEEAGA, encoded by the coding sequence ATGCTTCACGTCAACGACCTAACCTACCGCATCGGCGACCGGCTGATCCTCGACCACGCCTCCTTCAACCTGCCCACCGGCGCGAAGGTGGGGCTGGTCGGGCGCAATGGCGCGGGCAAGACCACCCTGTTCAAGATCATCCAAGGCGAGCTCGCCACCGAGAGCGGCAGCGTCACCCTTCCCCGCGGCATGAAGATCGGCGCGGTCGCCCAGGAAGCTCCCGGCGGGCCCGAATCCCTGATCGACGTCGTGCTCGCGGCCGACAGGGAGCGCAGCGCCCTGTTAGTCGAGGCCGAGACGGCGGACGGCCTCCGCCGGGCGGAGATCGAGACCAGGCTCACCGATATCGGGGCTCATTCGGCACCCGCCCGCGCCGCCGCGATCCTGCACGGGCTCGGCTTCGATGCCGAGGCTCAGAACCGGCCCTGCTCGGATTTCTCCGGCGGCTGGCGCATGCGCGTGGCGCTCGCCGCCGTGCTCTTCACCGAACCGGACCTGCTGCTCCTCGACGAGCCGACCAACTACCTCGACCTCGAGGGCACCCTCTGGCTTTACGATTATCTCGGACGCTACCCGCACACGGTGCTGGTCATCAGCCACGACCGAGAGCTCCTCGACGCCTGCGTCAACCACATCCTCCATCTCGACCGGGGCAAGCTCGCGATCTATCGCGGCGGCTACACGTCGTTTGCCAAGCAGTTCGCGGAAAAGCGCGAGCTGACGGCCAAGATGGCCGCCAAGCAGGAGGCCGAGCGCAAGCATCTCCAGGCCTTCGTCGACCGCTTCAAGGCCAAGGCATCCAAGGCCCGTCAGGCGCAATCCCGCGTCAAGCGCCTCGCCAAGCTGGAGCCCATCGCGACCATCGTGGAAGACGACGTGCTGCCCTTCAACCTGCCCGGCCCGGAACGCCCCGCGGCGCCGCCGCTGATCACGGTCGAAGGCGGCGCCGTCGGCTACGGCGAGCGGATCGTGCTCGATCGCCTCAACCTGACGATCGCGCCGGACGACCGGATCGCGCTTCTTGGCTCGAACGGCAATGGCAAATCCACCTTCTGCAAGCTCATCGGCGGCAGGCTGGCGCCCATGAAGGGCGAGATGCGCACGCCCAGCCGCATGGACGTGGCCTATTTCGCCCAGCACCAGCTCGACGAGCTGAACCCCAAGGCGACGGCCTACGACCACGTCGCCGAGCGGATGCCCGACACGCCGGTCGCCAAAATTCGGGCCCGGACTGCACAGATCGGCTTTCCGAGTGCAAAGGCGGACACCCCGGTGTCCGCCCTGTCGGGTGGCGAGAAGGCGCGCCTGCTCATGGGACTGGCGGCTTTCGACGGCCCTCACCTGCTGATCCTCGACGAGCCGACGAACCATCTCGACATCGACAGCCGCACGGCTCTGATGGAAGCGATCAACGACTACACGGGCGCGGTCATCCTCGTGAGCCACGACCGCTTTCTGATCGAAGCCTGTGCGGACCGACTCTGGATCGTCGGCAGCGGCGGCGTGAAGCCCTTCGACGGCGACATGGACGATTACCGTCAGCTCGTGCTGTCCGGCGATCTCGATCCGCAGAGACGTTCCGACAAGCCACTGGCACCCGGCGCCTCCAAGGTGGAGGAGCGTCGTGCCGCCGCCGAGCGACGGGTGGCCCTGGCACCGCTGCGCAAGAAGCTGGAAGGGGTCGAGGGTCGAATGGCGAAGCTCACGGACGTGATCGGCAAGATCGACGCCGCGCTCGCCGACGGCACCGCCTTCCAGAAGGATCCGGCGAAGGCCACCGAGTTGTCCAGAATGCGCGCCGAAGCCGCCGCGACCCTGGCCTCCGTCGAAGAAGAATGGCTGACGCTCAGCAGCGAGATCGAAGAGGCCGGAGCGTAG